One window from the genome of Deltaproteobacteria bacterium encodes:
- a CDS encoding VanZ family protein, with amino-acid sequence MPVVAWAAFISWFSTDAFSARSTNSYIDPVLRFFFGELTPAGFRLAHSIIRKSAHLTEYAILGGLICRAMTEPGARISRAVALRAVACCAAYALLDEAHQALVPSRTGSGVDVLIDTTGAALGTLIFARCRGRGGPEPDQ; translated from the coding sequence TTGCCGGTCGTCGCGTGGGCCGCGTTCATCTCGTGGTTCTCGACCGACGCGTTCTCGGCGCGCTCGACGAACAGCTACATCGACCCGGTTCTCCGCTTCTTCTTCGGCGAGCTGACGCCGGCCGGGTTCCGGCTCGCGCACAGCATCATACGCAAGAGCGCGCACCTCACCGAGTACGCGATCCTCGGCGGGCTGATCTGCCGCGCCATGACCGAGCCCGGAGCGCGCATCTCGCGCGCGGTGGCGCTCAGAGCGGTCGCCTGTTGCGCCGCGTACGCCCTGCTCGACGAGGCGCACCAGGCGCTCGTGCCCAGCCGCACGGGCTCGGGCGTCGACGTGCTGATCGACACCACGGGCGCCGCGCTCGGCACGCTGATCTTCGCCCGCTGCCGCGGGCGCGGAGGGCCGGAACCGGATCAGTGA
- a CDS encoding thioredoxin domain-containing protein, producing the protein MAHKGATQQRNSGRRRGGPTPAPTRLRIPAARTGGLERALWILTGLSAAIALIQLYLHAQLAATHGSYTSFCNVNAAVNCDAVLMSPYSVLLGVPMAAWGFLSYVTLAVLLYRRGQAVGDARSHASLLTLGLALWNVAVSVYMAGISTFAIGAFCLLCAAMYLLVIATAVLVWRLVRVDLARSARPVLTSRRALGGVGIILAGIAVIAALHFAARPISGATMTADDVKARDREFFDWYTTLPVTTDLPPSTHAKGPESAPLTIIEFSDFECPACAMAFRDLHELAARHPDRVRIVFHHFPLDADCNPNVTTRMHRSACQAAIAAECAARSGKFWEYHDLLFRGQDKLGRDDLVAKAVGLGIPAEQFTACLDDPAARSRVLADANAGGRLGVKSTPTLVINGRKVEGALERSRYEYVIALERRD; encoded by the coding sequence ATGGCGCACAAAGGGGCGACGCAGCAGCGGAATTCCGGGCGTCGCCGGGGCGGGCCGACGCCGGCGCCGACCCGCCTGCGGATCCCCGCGGCACGCACCGGCGGCCTCGAACGCGCCCTCTGGATCCTGACCGGGCTCTCGGCTGCGATCGCCCTCATCCAGCTCTATCTGCACGCGCAGCTCGCGGCGACCCACGGCTCGTACACGAGCTTCTGCAACGTCAACGCGGCGGTGAATTGCGACGCCGTGCTGATGAGCCCGTACAGCGTGCTGCTCGGCGTCCCGATGGCCGCATGGGGCTTCCTGAGCTACGTGACGCTCGCCGTTCTCCTGTATCGCCGCGGGCAGGCGGTCGGCGACGCCCGCTCGCACGCGAGCCTCCTGACGCTCGGGCTCGCGCTCTGGAACGTGGCCGTGTCCGTGTACATGGCGGGCATCTCGACGTTCGCGATCGGCGCCTTCTGCCTTCTCTGCGCCGCGATGTACCTGCTCGTGATCGCGACGGCCGTGCTCGTGTGGCGCCTCGTCCGCGTCGATCTGGCGCGGAGCGCCCGGCCCGTGCTCACATCGCGGCGCGCGCTCGGCGGCGTCGGCATCATCCTGGCGGGCATCGCCGTGATCGCCGCCCTGCACTTCGCCGCGCGGCCGATCTCGGGCGCGACCATGACGGCCGACGACGTGAAGGCGCGCGACCGTGAGTTCTTCGACTGGTACACGACGCTCCCGGTCACCACAGACCTCCCGCCGAGCACGCACGCCAAGGGCCCCGAGAGCGCCCCGCTCACGATCATCGAGTTTTCCGACTTCGAGTGCCCGGCCTGCGCCATGGCGTTTCGCGACCTCCACGAGCTCGCCGCGCGCCATCCGGACCGCGTACGCATCGTGTTCCACCACTTCCCGCTCGACGCGGATTGCAATCCGAACGTGACCACCCGCATGCACCGATCCGCCTGCCAGGCGGCGATCGCCGCCGAATGCGCCGCGCGCAGCGGCAAGTTCTGGGAGTATCACGACCTCCTCTTTCGCGGGCAGGACAAGCTCGGGCGCGATGATCTCGTCGCGAAGGCGGTCGGGCTCGGCATTCCGGCCGAGCAGTTCACCGCGTGTCTCGACGACCCGGCGGCGCGCTCACGCGTCCTCGCCGACGCGAACGCCGGCGGCCGACTTGGCGTCAAGTCGACCCCGACGTTGGTCATCAACGGCCGCAAAGTCGAGGGCGCGCTCGAGCGCAGCCGCTACGAGTACGTGATCGCCCTCGAACGCCGCGACTGA
- a CDS encoding Txe/YoeB family addiction module toxin — protein MPRKAERLPVFQPEFRQDLRWWVETNRRVALRTLDLVEAVMRDPFQGIGKPEPLKYVLVGAWSRRITEEHRLVYTVSADRVDFLQARYHY, from the coding sequence TTGCCAAGGAAGGCTGAACGCCTCCCAGTATTCCAGCCGGAATTTCGTCAGGATCTTCGATGGTGGGTCGAGACTAACAGGCGCGTGGCGCTTCGTACGCTCGATCTCGTGGAGGCGGTGATGCGGGATCCTTTCCAAGGCATCGGGAAGCCTGAGCCGCTGAAATACGTTCTGGTGGGGGCATGGTCGCGCCGGATCACCGAAGAACACCGCCTGGTCTATACGGTGAGTGCGGATCGCGTCGATTTTCTGCAAGCGCGGTACCACTACTGA
- a CDS encoding type II toxin-antitoxin system Phd/YefM family antitoxin — MPRETTYTHARANLASLCDDVANSREAVIIHRRGARNVALVAADELESLIETAHLLRSPKNVKRLIAALRRAQGKRLKPQTIDKLRRDFGLAKEG, encoded by the coding sequence ATGCCGAGAGAGACCACGTACACCCATGCGCGCGCAAACCTCGCTTCGCTGTGCGACGACGTGGCAAACTCCCGCGAGGCCGTGATCATCCATCGTCGCGGGGCTCGGAACGTGGCGCTCGTGGCGGCCGATGAGCTCGAGAGCCTCATCGAAACCGCCCACCTCCTTCGGTCTCCCAAGAACGTCAAGCGGCTGATCGCGGCTCTTCGGCGCGCCCAAGGCAAGAGGTTGAAGCCCCAGACGATCGACAAACTCAGACGGGACTTCGGCCTTGCCAAGGAAGGCTGA
- a CDS encoding DUF1302 family protein: MTGTGQTWRRAVAVAALTLVSASPASATMKYGPLELSGSLQSQNIVRHPDVDEYHFVQQRNTMRARVDWNWIDRGKWIDRIDLPFIESSKFFLLYRGVYDSIYDYEPTLRERDFRGRKPGRAALRDINDMSNGARDAVKFENQLRELYVDIKLADAPLSFRLGKQQIIWGEADDFRMLDRANPLDTSWHFIMEVPPPSFGWDDLRIPLWMAKGLWDIGNIGKVSNVFLEAYWNPGDWRPVKVSYLPRPWGLRIQNPLFNREDGAFLAPFRNPTTGGPLERLMKGSALFKQGDYDRNPVDNSQVGVRFSGVFPNGLQVGLHYFYQRWSGDDGSPFSPVRGITPTPEGQIRTQQLLAKGTLPVEYITPYIHTVGISANYFEGDWTQAIFRLETVYDFGIYMLDRDKETTFAPLLPGTTRKDMWKGMIAFDRPTWIRSLNKKTTFFITGQWFLHHIMHNEDTLTSALDLPTAGARSRPYCGAPKDQPCNDPNGNGSFRDDVRSWESLVTLAIFTFYKGGSVVPLLGMIYDPVNSNSLYPFWNVDWVVTPNFIVNLTQRYFIPGQSDVQKGVFDPWLLGTNRGRSETALRLTYQF; the protein is encoded by the coding sequence ATGACGGGAACGGGTCAGACCTGGCGCCGCGCAGTTGCTGTGGCGGCGCTCACCCTGGTCAGCGCGTCGCCGGCATCGGCGACGATGAAGTACGGTCCGCTCGAGCTATCGGGCAGCTTGCAGTCGCAGAACATCGTGCGGCATCCCGACGTGGACGAGTACCATTTCGTCCAGCAGCGCAACACGATGCGAGCCCGCGTCGACTGGAACTGGATCGACCGGGGGAAATGGATCGATCGCATCGACCTCCCCTTCATCGAAAGCTCGAAGTTCTTCCTGCTGTATCGCGGCGTCTACGACAGCATCTACGACTACGAGCCGACGCTCCGCGAGCGTGATTTCCGGGGTCGGAAGCCGGGGCGCGCCGCCCTCCGCGACATCAACGACATGTCGAACGGCGCGCGCGACGCCGTCAAGTTCGAGAACCAGCTCCGCGAGCTCTACGTCGACATCAAGCTCGCCGACGCGCCGCTGAGCTTCCGGCTCGGCAAGCAGCAGATCATCTGGGGCGAGGCGGACGACTTCCGCATGCTCGACCGCGCCAACCCGCTCGACACCTCGTGGCACTTCATCATGGAGGTCCCGCCGCCGTCCTTCGGCTGGGACGACCTCCGCATCCCGCTCTGGATGGCGAAGGGCCTCTGGGACATCGGCAACATCGGCAAGGTCTCGAACGTCTTCCTCGAAGCGTACTGGAACCCCGGCGACTGGCGCCCGGTGAAGGTGAGCTATCTGCCGAGGCCGTGGGGTCTGCGCATCCAGAACCCCCTCTTCAACCGCGAGGACGGCGCCTTCCTGGCCCCGTTCCGCAACCCGACGACGGGCGGTCCGCTCGAGCGCCTGATGAAGGGCTCGGCGCTCTTCAAGCAGGGCGACTACGACCGCAATCCGGTCGACAACAGCCAGGTCGGCGTGCGATTCTCGGGCGTCTTCCCGAACGGCCTGCAGGTCGGCCTGCACTACTTCTACCAGCGCTGGTCCGGCGACGACGGCTCGCCGTTCTCGCCCGTCCGAGGCATCACGCCGACCCCGGAAGGCCAGATCCGGACCCAGCAGCTCCTCGCGAAGGGCACGCTCCCGGTCGAGTACATCACGCCGTACATCCACACCGTCGGCATCTCGGCCAACTACTTCGAGGGCGACTGGACGCAGGCGATCTTCCGCCTGGAAACGGTCTACGACTTCGGCATCTACATGCTCGACCGCGACAAGGAGACGACGTTCGCGCCGCTCCTTCCCGGCACCACGCGCAAGGACATGTGGAAGGGCATGATCGCCTTCGACCGCCCCACGTGGATCCGCTCGCTCAACAAGAAGACCACCTTCTTCATCACCGGCCAGTGGTTCCTGCACCACATCATGCACAACGAGGACACGCTCACGTCGGCGCTCGACCTGCCGACCGCCGGCGCGCGCTCCCGTCCGTACTGCGGCGCGCCGAAGGACCAGCCCTGCAACGATCCGAACGGCAACGGCAGCTTCCGCGACGACGTCCGGAGCTGGGAGTCGCTGGTCACGCTCGCGATCTTCACCTTCTACAAGGGCGGATCGGTCGTCCCGCTGCTCGGCATGATCTACGATCCGGTCAACTCGAACAGCCTGTACCCGTTCTGGAACGTCGACTGGGTCGTCACGCCGAACTTCATCGTGAACCTGACCCAGCGCTATTTCATCCCGGGCCAGAGCGACGTGCAGAAGGGCGTGTTCGATCCGTGGCTCCTCGGTACGAATCGCGGCCGTTCGGAAACGGCGCTGCGGTTGACGTACCAGTTCTAG
- a CDS encoding phospholipid carrier-dependent glycosyltransferase, protein MRPVKRWFGAAALVWIGCVAAADVAGAQFIKNGDFSQGSAGTPTDWRIDRWDTNTGTTEFLWKAPSGSEPGQAGIRNTKPNDARYVQDLHVKEETWYHIAGKIRTENVGQGAIGAYLSLMEGFQNSQDLKGSQDWQPVELWVKTEKWQDRLTLALRVGGYSSLNTGEAWFSDITVEAVSGPPPNAKNVYQPASGGGGFAPLSLWALILLLGLMTAALWYYLRPPPGGGDRGTPAEKLGLLAFLLALLAIKMAVAPHFGFDTDLGTYKAWAIRLADRGPADFYAPNYFCDYPPGYLYVLWLLGSIYQGMHLATSGPLSTLIIKMPGLIADLLSSVLLYALLRPRAGQRTTWLVVLAYSLNPAVIFNSAIWGQTDSLFTLELFLGALLLFEGQIAFGWAVLMIAAITKPQALIFLPLFASWRGNWDRPERPIVAAATGLAVAAVLTLPFVEPLGLAAHYQKGAAYYAETSVNAFNLMAILGGFRQSDSAILLFMSYKAWATALVVLFFVYLAFLIYRRRDAEMYVYLMFLLPLGFFMLSTRMHERYLFPCLLFLTPLLPRRKHLWAFYGVLTATYYLNLWYILRALNSEVFLDKYDPFGIAVSIVNVGLFAAALAEGWRMTRLAPEPLPLPCGDGDTTLAPAAPVVARAAAPAAKPVPARAMAKAASAKARDERGPEDVPAAKPRGWVSLPQWEIEAGASCYRITRRDLALALLLVVVAGGLRFWKLEQPNELVFDEVYFVEQGKNYLRGKEFMDPHPPFAKLAIGASVALFGGEANGYRIFNAVCGTLLVGVAYLTGRKLLGDGLAAFATAAAVAFDGLFIVDSRIAVIDIWYVTFGAISYLLLFQYLRTPPVERRPGILVLLGLALGLNLASKLFIPAFTWMTVVFFLAVISVHAERLHRSRQPLARGLAPAALVTCAAAAMYLAVFLPHYWLGWWHSIWDIPKYFKDVVGYEAAVADATHPYSSKWYTWPFLLRPVWYHFKDVPNDPSHVVGVWGGGNPILWWGGFAAILVALARGIRERHFASVFLCTAFILHYIVWSWIGRTLFQYHYLPSLYASLLALGMALGMLWRAPADDGFWVGAGVALLVPLLPTLIGPFPRWGVLLWAAIAGVYGAAVVYRRLPTFQWPPGRVVVVAYGAVTIALLVYFYPLWSGMPIGRDGYSVRMWFQNGPARWI, encoded by the coding sequence ATGCGACCCGTGAAGCGATGGTTCGGCGCGGCGGCACTCGTGTGGATCGGATGCGTCGCGGCGGCGGACGTCGCCGGTGCGCAGTTCATCAAGAACGGCGACTTCTCGCAGGGATCCGCCGGCACCCCCACCGACTGGCGCATCGACCGCTGGGACACCAATACGGGCACGACGGAGTTCCTCTGGAAGGCTCCGAGCGGGTCCGAGCCGGGGCAGGCGGGCATTCGCAACACCAAGCCCAACGACGCCCGCTACGTGCAGGATCTGCACGTGAAAGAGGAGACCTGGTACCACATCGCGGGCAAGATCCGGACGGAGAACGTCGGGCAGGGGGCGATCGGGGCCTACCTCTCCCTGATGGAGGGGTTCCAGAACTCCCAGGATCTCAAGGGCTCGCAGGATTGGCAGCCGGTCGAGCTCTGGGTGAAGACCGAGAAGTGGCAGGACCGCCTCACTCTGGCGCTCCGCGTCGGCGGGTACAGCAGCCTCAATACGGGCGAGGCCTGGTTCTCCGACATCACCGTCGAGGCGGTCTCCGGCCCGCCGCCGAACGCGAAGAATGTCTATCAGCCGGCGTCGGGGGGCGGCGGCTTCGCGCCGCTCAGCCTCTGGGCCCTGATCCTGCTCCTCGGCCTCATGACGGCGGCGCTCTGGTACTACCTCCGGCCGCCGCCCGGCGGCGGCGATCGTGGCACGCCGGCGGAGAAGCTCGGGCTCCTCGCCTTCCTGCTCGCGCTGCTCGCGATCAAGATGGCCGTGGCGCCGCACTTCGGCTTCGACACCGATCTCGGCACCTACAAGGCGTGGGCGATACGCCTCGCCGACCGCGGCCCGGCGGATTTCTACGCCCCCAACTACTTCTGCGACTACCCGCCCGGCTACCTCTACGTTCTCTGGCTGCTCGGCAGCATCTACCAGGGGATGCACCTCGCGACCTCGGGGCCGCTCTCGACCCTCATCATCAAGATGCCGGGCCTGATCGCGGACCTCCTGTCGAGCGTGCTCCTCTACGCGCTGCTCCGCCCGCGCGCCGGGCAGCGGACGACCTGGCTCGTCGTGCTCGCGTACTCGCTGAATCCGGCGGTCATCTTCAACTCGGCGATCTGGGGGCAGACCGACTCGCTCTTCACGCTCGAGCTCTTCCTCGGGGCGCTCCTGCTCTTCGAGGGCCAGATCGCGTTCGGCTGGGCCGTCCTGATGATCGCCGCCATCACCAAGCCGCAGGCGCTGATCTTCCTGCCGCTCTTCGCGTCCTGGCGGGGCAACTGGGACCGGCCGGAGCGGCCGATCGTCGCCGCCGCCACGGGGCTCGCCGTCGCCGCGGTGCTCACGCTTCCCTTCGTCGAGCCGCTCGGACTCGCCGCCCACTACCAGAAGGGCGCCGCGTACTACGCCGAGACGTCGGTGAACGCCTTCAACCTGATGGCGATCCTCGGCGGCTTCCGGCAGTCCGATAGCGCCATCCTGCTGTTCATGAGCTACAAGGCGTGGGCCACCGCTCTGGTGGTCCTCTTCTTCGTCTATCTCGCCTTCCTGATCTACCGGCGCCGCGACGCCGAGATGTACGTGTACCTGATGTTCCTCTTGCCGCTCGGCTTCTTCATGCTGTCGACGCGCATGCACGAGCGCTACCTCTTCCCGTGCCTCCTCTTCCTGACGCCGCTCTTGCCCCGCCGCAAGCACCTGTGGGCCTTCTACGGCGTCCTCACCGCCACCTACTATTTGAACCTCTGGTACATCCTGCGGGCGTTGAACTCCGAGGTCTTCCTCGACAAGTACGATCCGTTCGGGATCGCGGTCTCGATCGTGAACGTCGGGCTCTTCGCCGCGGCGCTGGCCGAGGGCTGGCGGATGACGCGGCTGGCGCCCGAGCCCCTGCCGCTGCCGTGCGGCGACGGCGACACGACGCTCGCGCCCGCGGCTCCGGTGGTCGCGCGCGCGGCGGCGCCGGCGGCGAAGCCCGTGCCCGCGAGGGCGATGGCCAAGGCGGCGTCCGCAAAGGCGCGGGACGAGCGCGGGCCGGAGGACGTTCCCGCGGCGAAGCCCCGCGGCTGGGTGTCCTTGCCGCAGTGGGAGATCGAGGCGGGGGCGTCCTGCTATCGCATCACCCGGCGCGACCTCGCCCTCGCCCTCCTGCTGGTCGTCGTCGCCGGCGGACTGCGCTTCTGGAAGCTCGAGCAGCCGAACGAGCTCGTCTTCGACGAGGTCTACTTCGTCGAGCAGGGCAAGAACTACCTCCGCGGCAAGGAGTTCATGGACCCGCATCCGCCGTTCGCGAAGCTCGCGATCGGCGCCAGCGTGGCCCTCTTCGGAGGCGAGGCGAACGGCTACCGCATCTTCAACGCGGTGTGCGGCACGCTGCTCGTCGGCGTCGCGTACCTGACCGGCCGGAAGCTCCTCGGAGACGGCCTCGCGGCGTTCGCGACGGCGGCGGCCGTCGCGTTCGACGGGCTCTTCATCGTCGACTCGCGGATCGCCGTCATCGACATCTGGTACGTTACCTTCGGAGCGATCTCCTACCTCCTGTTGTTCCAGTATTTGCGGACGCCGCCGGTCGAGCGCCGCCCCGGGATCCTGGTGCTCCTCGGGCTCGCGCTCGGACTGAACCTCGCGAGCAAGCTCTTCATTCCCGCGTTCACCTGGATGACGGTGGTGTTCTTCCTCGCCGTCATCTCGGTGCACGCGGAGCGCTTGCACCGCAGCCGGCAGCCGCTGGCGCGCGGGCTCGCGCCCGCGGCGCTCGTCACGTGCGCGGCCGCCGCGATGTACCTGGCCGTCTTCCTGCCGCACTACTGGCTCGGCTGGTGGCACAGCATCTGGGACATCCCCAAGTACTTCAAGGACGTGGTCGGGTACGAGGCGGCGGTCGCCGACGCGACCCACCCCTACTCGTCGAAGTGGTACACCTGGCCGTTCCTGCTGCGGCCGGTCTGGTACCACTTCAAGGACGTCCCGAACGATCCGTCGCACGTGGTCGGCGTCTGGGGCGGCGGGAACCCGATCCTCTGGTGGGGCGGCTTCGCGGCGATCCTGGTCGCGCTCGCACGCGGCATCCGCGAGCGTCATTTCGCGAGCGTGTTTCTCTGCACCGCCTTCATCCTCCACTACATCGTCTGGTCGTGGATCGGTCGGACGCTCTTCCAGTACCACTATCTCCCGTCGCTCTACGCGAGCCTGCTCGCGCTCGGGATGGCGCTCGGGATGCTGTGGCGTGCGCCGGCCGACGACGGGTTCTGGGTCGGCGCCGGCGTCGCGCTCCTGGTGCCGCTGTTGCCGACCCTGATCGGGCCGTTCCCCCGCTGGGGGGTGCTTCTGTGGGCCGCGATCGCGGGCGTCTACGGCGCGGCGGTTGTCTACCGGCGGCTGCCGACGTTCCAGTGGCCGCCCGGCCGCGTCGTCGTGGTGGCGTACGGGGCGGTGACGATCGCGCTCCTCGTCTATTTCTATCCCCTCTGGTCCGGCATGCCGATCGGCCGGGACGGCTACAGCGTCCGCATGTGGTTCCAGAACGGGCCCGCCCGCTGGATCTAG